A stretch of the Streptomyces ortus genome encodes the following:
- a CDS encoding DUF6313 family protein, with protein MKSLHQLHAEGGEAREFVEKFVEDPHDGEWSRAQDHWSRTVEYIAHNAKELESMHADEALRRAERLAQMLAWTLVQEHKCWACAL; from the coding sequence ACATCAGCTTCATGCGGAGGGCGGCGAAGCGCGCGAGTTTGTCGAGAAGTTCGTTGAAGATCCGCATGATGGTGAGTGGAGCAGGGCGCAGGATCACTGGTCGCGGACAGTGGAGTACATCGCGCACAATGCCAAGGAGCTGGAGAGCATGCACGCGGACGAGGCGCTACGCCGGGCCGAGCGCCTTGCTCAAATGCTGGCCTGGACGCTGGTACAAGAGCACAAGTGCTGGGCATGTGCGCTATGA
- a CDS encoding DUF6082 family protein encodes MDAVIEQMLRDASSERQAGEIHQVAAMIAAIGMRTDPTGADIDDLRRLFMAAHGGARDAWKARGRRFGLSASRFLTGLSQGIAEARRGSSSRGQVQRVGGQRRRDRDEYLTNLVTVHDMRLGLLSEAIDNPDFAATLDVYAVEVTPAKRKQFLFIEAVYRTYLLEWRIGAATRQELFGNLRILFVNPIFREYWEATRPHRASLAPGSAEAEIGRMGDALLMDLDEADTDDWWVVGEPPTD; translated from the coding sequence GTGGACGCGGTCATCGAGCAGATGCTGCGTGATGCGTCTTCGGAGCGGCAGGCCGGTGAGATCCATCAGGTGGCCGCCATGATCGCCGCCATCGGCATGCGGACCGATCCGACAGGTGCGGACATCGACGACTTGAGGCGGCTCTTCATGGCGGCACACGGCGGGGCAAGGGACGCGTGGAAGGCGCGCGGCCGACGATTCGGCCTGAGTGCGAGTCGCTTCTTGACCGGCCTTTCGCAGGGCATTGCCGAAGCGCGTCGAGGGAGTTCCTCACGGGGGCAGGTGCAGCGTGTGGGCGGGCAGCGCCGACGGGACCGGGATGAGTACCTCACAAACTTGGTGACGGTGCACGACATGCGTCTCGGTCTGCTCAGCGAGGCGATCGACAACCCGGACTTCGCGGCAACCTTGGACGTGTACGCCGTCGAGGTCACACCCGCGAAGCGCAAGCAGTTCCTGTTCATCGAGGCTGTCTACAGAACCTATCTGCTGGAATGGCGGATCGGGGCCGCGACTAGGCAGGAGCTGTTCGGGAATCTGCGCATCCTCTTCGTCAACCCGATCTTTCGCGAGTACTGGGAGGCGACACGTCCTCACAGAGCAAGTCTCGCTCCGGGCTCAGCCGAGGCAGAGATCGGGCGTATGGGAGACGCGCTGCTTATGGATCTGGACGAAGCCGATACGGACGACTGGTGGGTCGTGGGCGAGCCCCCAACCGACTGA
- a CDS encoding pentapeptide repeat-containing protein encodes MFVRVAVGAVVATRNRRLPHPVLSVMTANRRPRPAPNDRELRLWKVGRALTWAFAAAVLVSGGIFYGLVVLLDFKEIDTTTKLDAKTLFDLVKLSFGVVAGAGALVALVVAYRRQRVDEAGAHREATRLHAERFSQAVDKLGSDSPAVRLGGVHALSGLADDAPTQDLRQTCIDVLCAYLQLPFTPDPGNSDPAHQERHHRYLALRKVRHTILRLISDHYRRPMGTHRSWQGCDLDLSGVTIDCTMDFSEAVFPRGTVNFSGAVFPGGALHFNRAVFCGGAVYFGDAVFSGSAVYFSGAAFSGGTMHFTDAVFSGGTVYFSGAVFSGGTVHFSDAVFSGGTAHFSDAVFCGSTVHFRDALFRGGAVYFRGAVFSGGTVHFRDAVFSGGTMNFRGAVFSGSTVHFRGVTGPVPEGLLSAVGIPVPATVALAAAWLPERT; translated from the coding sequence GTGTTCGTACGGGTCGCTGTAGGCGCGGTGGTCGCTACTCGCAACCGCCGCCTTCCGCACCCTGTCTTGAGTGTCATGACAGCCAATCGAAGGCCGCGCCCCGCCCCGAATGATCGGGAGTTGCGGCTGTGGAAGGTCGGTCGGGCACTGACCTGGGCCTTCGCCGCTGCTGTCCTGGTCTCCGGCGGTATCTTCTACGGGCTGGTAGTGCTGCTCGATTTCAAGGAGATCGACACCACCACCAAGCTCGACGCCAAGACGCTCTTCGACCTGGTGAAACTCTCCTTCGGGGTGGTCGCCGGAGCCGGCGCGCTGGTCGCCCTGGTCGTCGCCTACCGTCGTCAGCGCGTCGACGAGGCCGGCGCCCACCGTGAAGCCACCCGCCTGCACGCCGAACGCTTTTCCCAAGCCGTCGACAAACTCGGATCGGACTCACCCGCAGTCCGGCTCGGCGGCGTCCACGCCTTGTCCGGCCTCGCCGATGACGCCCCCACGCAAGACCTACGCCAGACCTGCATCGATGTCCTGTGCGCCTATCTCCAGCTCCCCTTCACACCCGACCCCGGCAACAGCGACCCGGCACACCAGGAGAGACACCACCGCTATCTGGCCCTTCGCAAAGTCCGGCACACAATCCTGCGCCTCATCAGCGACCACTACCGACGCCCCATGGGAACCCACCGCTCCTGGCAGGGCTGCGACCTCGACCTCAGCGGCGTCACCATCGACTGCACGATGGACTTCAGCGAAGCCGTGTTCCCTCGCGGCACGGTCAACTTCAGCGGAGCGGTGTTTCCTGGCGGCGCGCTGCACTTCAACCGCGCGGTGTTCTGTGGTGGCGCGGTGTACTTCGGCGACGCCGTGTTCTCCGGCAGCGCGGTCTACTTCAGCGGGGCAGCCTTCTCCGGTGGCACGATGCACTTCACCGATGCCGTCTTCTCCGGTGGCACGGTCTACTTCAGCGGAGCGGTCTTCTCCGGCGGCACAGTGCACTTCAGCGATGCCGTCTTCTCCGGTGGCACGGCGCATTTCAGCGACGCCGTTTTCTGCGGCAGCACGGTGCATTTCCGCGACGCGCTGTTCCGTGGTGGCGCGGTGTACTTCCGCGGAGCGGTGTTCTCCGGCGGGACGGTGCACTTCCGCGACGCCGTGTTCTCCGGCGGCACGATGAACTTCCGAGGGGCGGTGTTCTCCGGCAGCACGGTGCACTTCAGAGGTGTAACGGGCCCGGTTCCCGAAGGGCTTCTCTCTGCCGTCGGTATTCCGGTTCCGGCGACGGTCGCTCTTGCTGCCGCATGGCTGCCGGAGAGGACTTAA